TGGCGACCCAGTCGGAGCGGAGCGTGGGGAGCGCGGCGTTACCGCTGCTGACGCCAGTCGTCCCGCTGCTGACGCCAGTGGTCTTGCTGCTGACGCCAGTGGTGCTGCCGTCGGTGCCGTTGCCCTTGGTCGTCATGGTCCCGTCCTGAAGTTGGAATAAATGGGGGAACATCCGATTATACGCCGCGTCGGAAGAGGTATTTCTGTGGCACAATGGGACAACTTCCTCCCAGAGCATGCCAGGATTTTGAGGTACCCCCGGTGGCAATCGACCGCAACCAGTTGAAGAGAGAGGGCATCCGCTACGCGCGGTCGCTCCAGATGATCTTCAAGATGGTCAGTATGCTCTCGGCCGAGCATACCTCCGCGCAGGGTCTGCTCGGCAACAGCTACAACATTCTGAACGAGCTCCTGAAGGCGACGCGGCAATTCACCATCGGCTTCGTTGACCAGCGCATCCTGATCAATAACATCCTGACCCAGGAAAAGACGCTCAACGTGCTGGAGAACGAGTTTCTCAAGCGCGGCATCGGCGCGCTCACCTTCGACGTGGGCATCACGCTCTCTGCCTACAAGAAGGCGATGGGCGTGCTGGCGCGATCAGCGAAGGACATCGACGAAGTCGGCGGGCTCTCGCGCTATCTGGAGAGCAACCCGGTGGAATTCGTGCGCGTCTTCCCGGCAAGCAAGAACCAACAGAGGACCGAGAGCGGCGACACCTTGATCGACATGGATTCGGAGTCGTTCCTGATGGCGAAGGCCTTCGCGGAACTCCACAATCCGAATCCCGGACTGCAGAGTCTGGACGCGTTCATGCAATCGAGTGGCATCTCCGGCGAAGGTGGTGGCGGTGGTGGCCAGGGCGGCGGCGGTGGCCAGGGCGGCAGTGGCGGCGGCGGATACGCCGAGATGTTTGGCAGCAGCGGTACCGGAGTCGGTTACGGGTCCACCCACCCGGAAGGTGGCGGCGCTTCGGGGGGTGGCGGAGGGGAAGCGGGCGCGGGAGCCGGGCCGGGCTTGGGGCCGGGAATCGGAGGCTTTGGCCCAGGCGGCGGCTTAGGGCCGGGCTTGGGGCCGGGCGGTGGTGGACTGGGACCGGGCATGGGGCCGGGCGCGGGGCAAGGAGCGGGGCCAGGTGGAGGGCATCCGGCGCCGGGGAGCGGGCCGGTGGAGATCGAGCGCATGGTGGAGGGTTTCTTCACCAGCAGCCTGATGGATTCCAACCAGGGTCCGCAACAGCGCTCGTACGTAGAGCTGGCAAAGATCATCAAGGAGATGCGGCCGGAGTTCGTGCTGCAGAATTTTCCGCCCCAGCGGCGTGAGGAGCTGCGCTCGTTGCCGCCGGACCAGATGGCGGCGGAGATCATCGAAGACACAGCGGTGAAGTGGGCGATGGACCGCCTGGTGACGGCGCCCTCCGGGGCGGAGGCGGTGATCGTGGAAGAGGAAGTCATCCGCGTGCTGCTGCGCAGCCTGCAGACCACGCAGATGGCGGACCGGCTGGCGAAGAAGCTGGCCGAGTTCGTGAAGCAGTATTCCATCCCGCCGACCACGGTGAAGCGCATCCAGGATGAGCTTTCGTGGGTGACGCTGAAGACGAAAGAGAAGACGACCCAGCTGCTGTCCCTGGAGAAGTTCGACGTGGCGGCGTTCCGGCGCCTGCTCGAGCACCTGAAAGAGCTGATCAAGCAGACCGACTTCGAGTCGGCGACCGCGCTGGGCAATCAATACCTGGCGTTCCTGGATCAGCCCGGCAATCCGCCGCCGGAGGAGATGGGGCGCGTGCCGGAGCTGCTGCGGGCGATGGCGGGAGTGCGCACCGACTTCTGGGAAAAGGCGGGAGCGCGGCTGATCAAGGCGCTGGAGCAGAAGACGCAAAGCGAATTCCTGCACCGGCAGCTGGTGAACTCGCTGGTGGCGCTGAGCAAGTCGAGCGCGCTGTACGAGGATTTCAAGCTGATCCAGACGGTAGGCACGGCATTCGAGAAGAGCGCGACCGACAGCGAGCACGCCGCCTGCTGTGGCAGCGCGCTGCGCGAGCTGTTGACGATGCACGCGGTGGACCGCGTGATCGAGATCTTCGTGCAGCGCAAAGACGACCTGCCGTGGACGCGCACCGCGGCGGCGCTGCTGCGCTGGTCAGGAACGCCGGCCATCACCAAGGTGTTCCAGCAACTGGAAGACGAGCCCACGGCCGCGATCCGGCTGGCGATCCTGCGGCTGATCGCGCGCATCGGGCCGGCGGCGGTGGTGCTGGCGCGGCACCAGTTGAAGAGCGACCGCTGGTTCGTGGTGCGCAACGGCTGCAAGCTGCTGGGTGAGCTGAAGGATCCGCAGCTGCTGGAGATGCTGGCGCCGGCCTTGAAGCATCCCGATCCGCGGGTGCAGAAAGCGGCGGTCACTTCGCTCATGGACAGCCGTAACAAAGACCGTGCCGCGGTGTTTGCCAACGCCATCCGCGACATGGACACGCAAGTGCTGGAAGACGTTTTCGCCGACCTGCTCTTCCTCAAAGATGGGCGCTGCCAGGACGCGCTGGAGAATTTCGTCTTCCTGCACGAGCATGGCAAGACGAAGATGCTGGTGCACGCGGTGCAGGCGCTGGCCGCCATCCCGGGACAGCGCACGCTGGATTCGCTGATGCGCGTGCTCTCCGACGGCAACCTGGATAAGTCCGTGCGCCGGGCGGCGATGCATCCGCTCACGCGCCATGCCGAAGGCGCGGAGATGGTGCGCCAGTTCGCCGAGGCTTTCCCGGACGATCCGCTGGCGCGCGAGGCCATCCACAACGCGAAAGCCGCCGGCCACGCTTAGCGGTTCCGGCGGGTATCGATCCAGCTATCGCCGCGCACTGTGACCGGCGTCACCGACGGTTGACGGCGCGCGGCTTAGCATTCGGTCAGGTGAACTGCCGCCGGGTTGAAGTTGGTGTTGCGGCAGCGTAGATTCGAGCTGACGGACTTCGATTCAGCGGCGCTTGGTATCCCATCCATGTCTACCGCACAAAATCGCTACCTGCGTTTCGGCCTGGCGACGGCTGTGATCGTGCTTTCGCTCGGCTACCTCGCGTTCACCGGCGCGCAGGAGAACAAGAGCTACTACGTGACCATCTCGGAGTTGCGGAAGATGGGCGACGGCGCATACTCCAAGCGCTTGCGGGTGGCGGGGAACGTGGTGCCGGGATCGATCCAGCGGCAGGGAACGAAGGTGCAGTTCCAACTGGTGGAACTAGGGCAGACGGTCGCGGTGTCGTACGTGGGTAGCGAGGCGCCTCCGGACACCTTCGTGGACAACGCACAGGCTTTAGCGGAAGGCGAATACGGGCGCGATGGCGTCTTCCACGCGAAAAAACTACAGGCAAAGTGCGCGTCGAAGTATGCGCCTGCCGATCCGAATTCTCCGCCCCAGCCGGGGACGAAAGCGCCAGCGGCGCCCGCGGCGCCGGCATCCGCCCCGGCTCCAGTGAAGAGTGCGAGCGCGGGCGACTGAACGGCTTGCCGACCGAGCCCAATGCTCTGCGCGACGACCCGGGCGACACTCTTCGTAACACTCCCAGTAGTCCCGCCGTCGCACTCACCGGCATAAGCAAACTTTTTGGACGCTTTGCCGCGCTCAAGGGCGTGACTGCCGAGTTCCGTGTCGGATGCCTGTATGCGGTGCTGGGCGAGAATGGCGCAGGGAAATCCACGCTGCTGCGCATGATGGCCGGCTTGACGGAGCCGACGCGGGGCGAGGTCCGCATCTTCGGAGAGCCGCCACGCGCGGTGCAGCGCCGGCTCGGCTTCATGGCGCACGCCTCGTTCCTATATGACGAATTGGACG
The genomic region above belongs to Acidobacteriota bacterium and contains:
- a CDS encoding HEAT repeat domain-containing protein; translated protein: MAIDRNQLKREGIRYARSLQMIFKMVSMLSAEHTSAQGLLGNSYNILNELLKATRQFTIGFVDQRILINNILTQEKTLNVLENEFLKRGIGALTFDVGITLSAYKKAMGVLARSAKDIDEVGGLSRYLESNPVEFVRVFPASKNQQRTESGDTLIDMDSESFLMAKAFAELHNPNPGLQSLDAFMQSSGISGEGGGGGGQGGGGGQGGSGGGGYAEMFGSSGTGVGYGSTHPEGGGASGGGGGEAGAGAGPGLGPGIGGFGPGGGLGPGLGPGGGGLGPGMGPGAGQGAGPGGGHPAPGSGPVEIERMVEGFFTSSLMDSNQGPQQRSYVELAKIIKEMRPEFVLQNFPPQRREELRSLPPDQMAAEIIEDTAVKWAMDRLVTAPSGAEAVIVEEEVIRVLLRSLQTTQMADRLAKKLAEFVKQYSIPPTTVKRIQDELSWVTLKTKEKTTQLLSLEKFDVAAFRRLLEHLKELIKQTDFESATALGNQYLAFLDQPGNPPPEEMGRVPELLRAMAGVRTDFWEKAGARLIKALEQKTQSEFLHRQLVNSLVALSKSSALYEDFKLIQTVGTAFEKSATDSEHAACCGSALRELLTMHAVDRVIEIFVQRKDDLPWTRTAAALLRWSGTPAITKVFQQLEDEPTAAIRLAILRLIARIGPAAVVLARHQLKSDRWFVVRNGCKLLGELKDPQLLEMLAPALKHPDPRVQKAAVTSLMDSRNKDRAAVFANAIRDMDTQVLEDVFADLLFLKDGRCQDALENFVFLHEHGKTKMLVHAVQALAAIPGQRTLDSLMRVLSDGNLDKSVRRAAMHPLTRHAEGAEMVRQFAEAFPDDPLAREAIHNAKAAGHA
- a CDS encoding cytochrome c maturation protein CcmE; the protein is MSTAQNRYLRFGLATAVIVLSLGYLAFTGAQENKSYYVTISELRKMGDGAYSKRLRVAGNVVPGSIQRQGTKVQFQLVELGQTVAVSYVGSEAPPDTFVDNAQALAEGEYGRDGVFHAKKLQAKCASKYAPADPNSPPQPGTKAPAAPAAPASAPAPVKSASAGD